Proteins from one Mycobacterium adipatum genomic window:
- a CDS encoding glucose 1-dehydrogenase, with protein sequence MGRVDGKVVLISGGAQGMGAAHAKMLIDEGAKVVVGDILDEKGEALAAELGDAVRYIHLDVTDADQWAAAVNLAVETYGSLTTLVNNAGIVALGKIGQFDMAKWQKVIDVNLTGTFLGMQAVVEQMKAAGGGSIINVSSIEGLRGAPMVHPYVASKWAVRGLAKSAAIELGKFNIRINSLHPGFIRTPMTKHFPDDMVTSPLGRPGRSEEVSTFVVFLASDESSFSTGAEFVVDGGLITDVPHKDLF encoded by the coding sequence TGGGTGCCGCGCACGCCAAGATGCTCATCGACGAGGGCGCCAAGGTGGTCGTCGGCGACATCCTCGACGAGAAGGGCGAGGCGCTGGCCGCCGAACTCGGCGACGCGGTGCGCTACATCCACCTCGATGTCACCGACGCCGACCAATGGGCCGCCGCGGTGAACCTCGCCGTCGAGACCTACGGCAGCCTCACCACGCTGGTCAACAACGCCGGCATCGTCGCGCTCGGCAAGATCGGCCAGTTCGATATGGCCAAATGGCAGAAGGTCATCGACGTCAACCTCACCGGAACCTTCCTGGGCATGCAGGCGGTCGTGGAACAGATGAAGGCCGCCGGCGGTGGCTCGATCATCAACGTGTCCTCGATCGAGGGCCTGCGCGGCGCGCCCATGGTGCACCCGTACGTGGCGTCCAAGTGGGCGGTGCGCGGGTTGGCCAAGTCCGCGGCGATCGAACTCGGAAAGTTCAACATCCGGATCAACTCGCTGCACCCGGGCTTCATCCGGACCCCGATGACCAAACACTTCCCCGACGATATGGTGACCTCGCCGCTGGGCCGGCCGGGCCGCTCCGAGGAGGTCTCGACCTTCGTGGTGTTCCTGGCCAGCGACGAGTCGTCCTTCTCTACCGGCGCTGAGTTCGTGGTCGACGGTGGCCTGATCACCGATGTGCCCCACAAGGATCTGTTCTAG